A window of the Megalopta genalis isolate 19385.01 chromosome 2, iyMegGena1_principal, whole genome shotgun sequence genome harbors these coding sequences:
- the eIF4B gene encoding eukaryotic translation initiation factor 4B isoform X1, with amino-acid sequence MSTGKKGKKKKCKTLDLMAFLADGGTTPTVPIKPLTNWADDTEEEHEGYTSRSSKEPVVLPTAPRAARDPRGLDDDVPTNPPYVASLSNLPYEVDEAYLAEFFSDMKIANIRLPKDSTKLKGYGYIEFEDRQSLIDALNLPNTSMKTRRVRIDVLNSSNDDRRGGRMGRDNRRDTYDDPERTSGDWRSGPRDSVPADGDSYRSRYDNRDRDRRDDRDGSDYDNKPGGWRENNDRGRPPMRDRGGFRDDDKDRDRDGDRRGGFGSRRNYGDAEYDRDGQRKQTKLPPPMDSKPDSRSRPKLQLQPRTKPVEAGAAKEDQPIREGSSSTPAPATTQASTHSPAATPTSTPAPASAPAPAPAPAPAPAPAPASTPSTNIFGAAKPVDTTARDREIEERLAKLYSEPKFRDEGDPEKRSKDSTWGRRNGEGREDREKDRGGRLTWRNDDDRGRRSERPAPQSQPAHSDQYADSRGSLPFRSGPPPKGPQRSNDTRGSDRDRKDREKDDVSRMSKTKDDQAPNFVASNKYSMLHDDVDPDNIDD; translated from the exons ATGTCTACAG GCaaaaaaggaaagaagaagaagtGCAAAACCCTAGATTTAATGGCATTTTTGGCTGATGGGGGTACAACACCCACTGTGCCAATAAAACCATTGACCAATTGGGCAGATGATACAGAAGAGGAACATG AAGGATATACATCGAGAAGCAGCAAAGAACCTGTAGTCCTACCCACTGCTCCAAGAGCAGCAAGAGATCCAAGAGGTCTTGATGACGATGTCCCAACCAATCCTCCTTATGTAGCATCACTTTCTAATCTTCCTTATGAAGTGGATGAAGCATATCTAGCAGAATTTTTTTCGGATATGAAG ATCGCTAATATACGTCTACCAAAAGATTCAACTAAACTCAAAGGATATGGATATATTGAATTTGAAGATCGTCAGAGTTTAATTGATGCTCTTAATTTACCCAATACC TCTATGAAAACAAGAAGAGTACGGATCGATGTTTTAAATAGCTCTAACGATGATCGTCGCGGCGGACGTATGGGTAGAGATAATCGTAGAGATACTTATGATGATCCCGAGCGTACGTCTGGAGATTGGAGGAGCGGTCCAAGAGACAGTGTACCCGCTGATGGAGATTCGTATAGAAGCCGGTACGATAACAGGGACAGAGACAGAAGAGATGATCGTGACG GCTCCGATTATGATAACAAACCCGGTGGGTGGCGTGAAAACAACGATAGAGGAAGACCGCCAATGCGTGACAGAGGTGGTTTCAGAGACGATGACAAAGACAGAGATAGAGATGGAGACAGAAGGGGCGGTTTTGGATCCCGTCGTAATTATGGCGATGCCGAATATGATCGAGATGGTCAGCGTAAGCAAACAAAATTACCACCGCCTATGGACAGTAAac cTGATTCAAGAAGTAGGCCGAAACTGCAATTACAACCCCGTACAAAACCTGTAGAAGCTGGTGCTGCAAAAGAAGATCAACCTATAAGAGAGGGTTCTTCATCTACTCCTGCTCCGGCTACCACTCAGGCTTCTACACATTCTCCTGCAGCTACACCTACTTCTACTCCTGCTCCAGCTTCTGCTCCTGCTCCTGCTCCTGCTCCTGCTCCTGCTCCTGCTCCTGCTCCTGCATCTACTCCGTCAACCAATATATTCGGTGCAGCAAAACCAGTGGATACTACAGCCAGGGACAGAGAGATAGAAGAACGTCTGGCTAAATTGTATTCAGAACCGAAATTCAGGGATGAAGG TGATCCAGAGAAACGTAGTAAAGATAGCACTTGGGGCAGGCGTAACGGA GAAGGTCGTGAAGATAGAGAAAAGGATAGAGGTGGTCGACTAACTTGGCGAAATGATGACGACAGAGGTCGACGAAGTGAAAGACCGGCACCACAAAGTCAGCCCGCTCATTCTG aTCAATATGCGGACTCTAGAGGTTCACTTCCCTTTCGCAGTGGACCCCCACCGAAGGGACCCCAAAGATCAAACGATACTCGTGGTTCAGATAg AGACCGAAAAGACAGAGAAAAAGATGATGTCAGCAGAATGTCAAAGACAAAAGATGATCAAGCTCCA AATTTCGTAGCTTCCAACAAGTATTCCATGCTACATGATGATGTGGACCCCGACAATATTGATGATTAA
- the LOC117226523 gene encoding proliferation-associated protein 2G4: MADKDENEKTIAEDIVVTKYKMAGGIVNRVLREVLDKCVVGASVREICEYGDKLLLEETSRVFKKEKELKKGIAFPTCISVNNCICHFSPIANEPDLILKDEDMVKVDLGAHIDGFIAVVAHTIVIGSSSEKKVTGRRADVVLAAHYASQAALRLLKPGTETYTITGTVEKICEAYKCKPIEGMLSHQLKQFKIDGEKTIIQNPNDAQKKEHEKYTLETHEVYAMDVVVSSGEGVGREQDTRVTIFKKTEETYLLKLKASRMFYSELTHKHGLMPFNLRTFEDEKKAKMAVVECVSHRLIEPFHVLYEKPNEFAAQFKFTVLLMPNGPHKITGLPFDLDNYQSDCVVEDPELKTLLYTSANPKSAKKKKKKAEKSVGEVAMEVDAKA; the protein is encoded by the exons ATGGCGGACAAAGACGAGAATGAGAAGACCATTGCTGAAGACATCGTTGTCACCAAGTATAAAATGGCCGGCGGGATCGTGAATC GAGTACTAAGGGAAGTTTTAGATAAATGTGTTGTTGGAGCATCTGTGAGAGAGATATGCGAGTATGGAGACAAATTGTTACTAGAAGAAACTAGCAGGGTTTTTAAAAAGGAGAAAGAACTGAAGAAAGGAATTGCTTTTCCTACGTGCATATCGGTTAATAATTGTATTTGTCACTTCTCACCAATTGCAAATGAACCAGATCTTATTCTTAAAGATGAGGACATGGTAAAAGT agATCTTGGAGCACATATCGATGGCTTCATAGCAGTTGTTGCACATACTATTGTTATAGGTTCATCGTCAGAAAAAAAAGTTACTGGTAGAAGGGCAGATGTAGTATTAGCTGCACATTATGCGTCTCAAGCTGCATTAAGGCTTTTGAAGCCAGGTACAGAG ACTTATACAATAACAGGCACAGTAGAAAAAATTTGCGAGGCATACAAATGTAAACCTATAGAAGGGATGTTGAGCCATCAATTGAAACAGTTCAAAATTGATGGTGAGAAAACTATTATTCAAAATCCCAATGATGCACAGAAGAAGGAACACGAGAAATATACCCTTGAAACTCACGAG GTATATGCTATGGATGTCGTGGTGAGTAGCGGCGAAGGTGTAGGCAGAGAACAAGATACGCGTGTGACGATATTTAAGAAAAcagaggaaacatatctgctgAAATTGAAAGCATCACGCATGTTTTACAGTGAACTCACTCATAAACACGGCTTGATGCCATTTAATTTACGTACTTTTGAAGATGAGAAGAAAGCAAAAATGGCGGTGGTGGAATGCGTGAGTCATAGGCTGATCGAACCATTCCAT GTACTATATGAGAAGCCAAATGAATTTGCTGCGCAATTCAAATTCACGGTACTACTAATGCCAAACGGGCCACATAAGATAACAGGACTTCCCTTCGACCTCGATAATTATCAGTCCGATTGCGTTGTCGAAGATCCAGAATTGAAG
- the eIF4B gene encoding eukaryotic translation initiation factor 4B isoform X3, translating into MSTGKKGKKKKCKTLDLMAFLADGGTTPTVPIKPLTNWADDTEEEHEGYTSRSSKEPVVLPTAPRAARDPRGLDDDVPTNPPYVASLSNLPYEVDEAYLAEFFSDMKIANIRLPKDSTKLKGYGYIEFEDRQSLIDALNLPNTSMKTRRVRIDVLNSSNDDRRGGRMGRDNRRDTYDDPERTSGDWRSGPRDSVPADGDSYRSRYDNRDRDRRDDRDGSDYDNKPGGWRENNDRGRPPMRDRGGFRDDDKDRDRDGDRRGGFGSRRNYGDAEYDRDGQPDSRSRPKLQLQPRTKPVEAGAAKEDQPIREGSSSTPAPATTQASTHSPAATPTSTPAPASAPAPAPAPAPAPAPAPASTPSTNIFGAAKPVDTTARDREIEERLAKLYSEPKFRDEGDPEKRSKDSTWGRRNGEGREDREKDRGGRLTWRNDDDRGRRSERPAPQSQPAHSDQYADSRGSLPFRSGPPPKGPQRSNDTRGSDRDRKDREKDDVSRMSKTKDDQAPNFVASNKYSMLHDDVDPDNIDD; encoded by the exons ATGTCTACAG GCaaaaaaggaaagaagaagaagtGCAAAACCCTAGATTTAATGGCATTTTTGGCTGATGGGGGTACAACACCCACTGTGCCAATAAAACCATTGACCAATTGGGCAGATGATACAGAAGAGGAACATG AAGGATATACATCGAGAAGCAGCAAAGAACCTGTAGTCCTACCCACTGCTCCAAGAGCAGCAAGAGATCCAAGAGGTCTTGATGACGATGTCCCAACCAATCCTCCTTATGTAGCATCACTTTCTAATCTTCCTTATGAAGTGGATGAAGCATATCTAGCAGAATTTTTTTCGGATATGAAG ATCGCTAATATACGTCTACCAAAAGATTCAACTAAACTCAAAGGATATGGATATATTGAATTTGAAGATCGTCAGAGTTTAATTGATGCTCTTAATTTACCCAATACC TCTATGAAAACAAGAAGAGTACGGATCGATGTTTTAAATAGCTCTAACGATGATCGTCGCGGCGGACGTATGGGTAGAGATAATCGTAGAGATACTTATGATGATCCCGAGCGTACGTCTGGAGATTGGAGGAGCGGTCCAAGAGACAGTGTACCCGCTGATGGAGATTCGTATAGAAGCCGGTACGATAACAGGGACAGAGACAGAAGAGATGATCGTGACG GCTCCGATTATGATAACAAACCCGGTGGGTGGCGTGAAAACAACGATAGAGGAAGACCGCCAATGCGTGACAGAGGTGGTTTCAGAGACGATGACAAAGACAGAGATAGAGATGGAGACAGAAGGGGCGGTTTTGGATCCCGTCGTAATTATGGCGATGCCGAATATGATCGAGATGGTCAGC cTGATTCAAGAAGTAGGCCGAAACTGCAATTACAACCCCGTACAAAACCTGTAGAAGCTGGTGCTGCAAAAGAAGATCAACCTATAAGAGAGGGTTCTTCATCTACTCCTGCTCCGGCTACCACTCAGGCTTCTACACATTCTCCTGCAGCTACACCTACTTCTACTCCTGCTCCAGCTTCTGCTCCTGCTCCTGCTCCTGCTCCTGCTCCTGCTCCTGCTCCTGCTCCTGCATCTACTCCGTCAACCAATATATTCGGTGCAGCAAAACCAGTGGATACTACAGCCAGGGACAGAGAGATAGAAGAACGTCTGGCTAAATTGTATTCAGAACCGAAATTCAGGGATGAAGG TGATCCAGAGAAACGTAGTAAAGATAGCACTTGGGGCAGGCGTAACGGA GAAGGTCGTGAAGATAGAGAAAAGGATAGAGGTGGTCGACTAACTTGGCGAAATGATGACGACAGAGGTCGACGAAGTGAAAGACCGGCACCACAAAGTCAGCCCGCTCATTCTG aTCAATATGCGGACTCTAGAGGTTCACTTCCCTTTCGCAGTGGACCCCCACCGAAGGGACCCCAAAGATCAAACGATACTCGTGGTTCAGATAg AGACCGAAAAGACAGAGAAAAAGATGATGTCAGCAGAATGTCAAAGACAAAAGATGATCAAGCTCCA AATTTCGTAGCTTCCAACAAGTATTCCATGCTACATGATGATGTGGACCCCGACAATATTGATGATTAA
- the eIF4B gene encoding eukaryotic translation initiation factor 4B isoform X2 codes for MSTGKKGKKKKCKTLDLMAFLADGGTTPTVPIKPLTNWADDTEEEHGYTSRSSKEPVVLPTAPRAARDPRGLDDDVPTNPPYVASLSNLPYEVDEAYLAEFFSDMKIANIRLPKDSTKLKGYGYIEFEDRQSLIDALNLPNTSMKTRRVRIDVLNSSNDDRRGGRMGRDNRRDTYDDPERTSGDWRSGPRDSVPADGDSYRSRYDNRDRDRRDDRDGSDYDNKPGGWRENNDRGRPPMRDRGGFRDDDKDRDRDGDRRGGFGSRRNYGDAEYDRDGQRKQTKLPPPMDSKPDSRSRPKLQLQPRTKPVEAGAAKEDQPIREGSSSTPAPATTQASTHSPAATPTSTPAPASAPAPAPAPAPAPAPAPASTPSTNIFGAAKPVDTTARDREIEERLAKLYSEPKFRDEGDPEKRSKDSTWGRRNGEGREDREKDRGGRLTWRNDDDRGRRSERPAPQSQPAHSDQYADSRGSLPFRSGPPPKGPQRSNDTRGSDRDRKDREKDDVSRMSKTKDDQAPNFVASNKYSMLHDDVDPDNIDD; via the exons ATGTCTACAG GCaaaaaaggaaagaagaagaagtGCAAAACCCTAGATTTAATGGCATTTTTGGCTGATGGGGGTACAACACCCACTGTGCCAATAAAACCATTGACCAATTGGGCAGATGATACAGAAGAGGAACATG GATATACATCGAGAAGCAGCAAAGAACCTGTAGTCCTACCCACTGCTCCAAGAGCAGCAAGAGATCCAAGAGGTCTTGATGACGATGTCCCAACCAATCCTCCTTATGTAGCATCACTTTCTAATCTTCCTTATGAAGTGGATGAAGCATATCTAGCAGAATTTTTTTCGGATATGAAG ATCGCTAATATACGTCTACCAAAAGATTCAACTAAACTCAAAGGATATGGATATATTGAATTTGAAGATCGTCAGAGTTTAATTGATGCTCTTAATTTACCCAATACC TCTATGAAAACAAGAAGAGTACGGATCGATGTTTTAAATAGCTCTAACGATGATCGTCGCGGCGGACGTATGGGTAGAGATAATCGTAGAGATACTTATGATGATCCCGAGCGTACGTCTGGAGATTGGAGGAGCGGTCCAAGAGACAGTGTACCCGCTGATGGAGATTCGTATAGAAGCCGGTACGATAACAGGGACAGAGACAGAAGAGATGATCGTGACG GCTCCGATTATGATAACAAACCCGGTGGGTGGCGTGAAAACAACGATAGAGGAAGACCGCCAATGCGTGACAGAGGTGGTTTCAGAGACGATGACAAAGACAGAGATAGAGATGGAGACAGAAGGGGCGGTTTTGGATCCCGTCGTAATTATGGCGATGCCGAATATGATCGAGATGGTCAGCGTAAGCAAACAAAATTACCACCGCCTATGGACAGTAAac cTGATTCAAGAAGTAGGCCGAAACTGCAATTACAACCCCGTACAAAACCTGTAGAAGCTGGTGCTGCAAAAGAAGATCAACCTATAAGAGAGGGTTCTTCATCTACTCCTGCTCCGGCTACCACTCAGGCTTCTACACATTCTCCTGCAGCTACACCTACTTCTACTCCTGCTCCAGCTTCTGCTCCTGCTCCTGCTCCTGCTCCTGCTCCTGCTCCTGCTCCTGCTCCTGCATCTACTCCGTCAACCAATATATTCGGTGCAGCAAAACCAGTGGATACTACAGCCAGGGACAGAGAGATAGAAGAACGTCTGGCTAAATTGTATTCAGAACCGAAATTCAGGGATGAAGG TGATCCAGAGAAACGTAGTAAAGATAGCACTTGGGGCAGGCGTAACGGA GAAGGTCGTGAAGATAGAGAAAAGGATAGAGGTGGTCGACTAACTTGGCGAAATGATGACGACAGAGGTCGACGAAGTGAAAGACCGGCACCACAAAGTCAGCCCGCTCATTCTG aTCAATATGCGGACTCTAGAGGTTCACTTCCCTTTCGCAGTGGACCCCCACCGAAGGGACCCCAAAGATCAAACGATACTCGTGGTTCAGATAg AGACCGAAAAGACAGAGAAAAAGATGATGTCAGCAGAATGTCAAAGACAAAAGATGATCAAGCTCCA AATTTCGTAGCTTCCAACAAGTATTCCATGCTACATGATGATGTGGACCCCGACAATATTGATGATTAA
- the Sec15 gene encoding exocyst complex component Sec15 isoform X1, protein MSRLSTNQVDNLLSNMVPKHEYLLYEIESTDTNSIGLVFRAIYDGHEHQKFMEKLDERIKAHDKDIERMCNHHYQGFIDSIRELLQVRSQAQQLNAEILELDKRITATSTKVIEKGEELVRARKVESNMAAAVDSLTMCLPVLAAYAKLQKQLKDKRYYPALKTLEQLEHHDLPKVTNYRFSSQITQQIPQLRENIKDASMSDLRDFLENIRKYSPKIGDVAMRHTQEQLTIEAEIIGRKKKRSQTRTSVPNDGEEELSAQDLMDFSPVYRCMHIYTVLREGETFKAYYRQQRKQQARLVLQSPINMHESITGYQTYLQGIVGFFVVEDHILNTGNGLATRVYLDELWSMALSQIVNALRTHSAYCTDARLILRIKNLIMLFNTTLRNYGYSVGQLWDLLQEIRVHYNEVLMQHWVQVFRDILDEDSFLPIQVTTQEEYDNILDLFPYHDEELEKTEFPKKFPFSDMVPKVYQQVKEFIYACLKFSEDLNFTQTEIDEMICKSTNLLLTRTFSGCLSSLFQKPSLALLQVVQIIINTGYLEKSTKYLEEFVTNITGTPHEGQLSCMGVESAMFRVARDDAEKQICNKLTNKLDEFLELENYDWNLAEPQGHASGFITDLIAFLQSTFTCFTNLPEEVAQVACKAACSHIAKAILAILVSEDVKQISMGALQQVNLDTIQCEQFAASEPVVGLPEGTLLQNFAQLRQLLDLFMSLDWPTYFHDYGHESSKYHLVTPNMAVLLLEKLKESDKKTVFAVLKKSERDKKKLLETVLKQLRQLAQTTQQ, encoded by the exons ATGTCAAGGTTGTCAACTAACCAAGTTGACAATCTATTGTCAAATATGGTACCCAAACACGAGTACCTGCTGTATGAAATAGAATCTACAGATACTAACAGTATAGGGCTTGTTTTCAG GGCTATTTACGATGGCCACGAACATCAAAAGTTTATGGAAAAGCTTGATGAGCGTATCAAGGCTCATGACAAGGATATCGAACGAATGTGCAACCATCACTATCAAGGTTTCATTGATTCGATAAGAGAACTTCTGCAAGTTCGTTCTCAAGCGCAACAACTCAAT GCTGAGATATTGGAGCTTGACAAGCGCATCACTGCTACCTCCACCAAAGTGATAGAAAAGGGAGAAGAGCTTGTTAGAGCCCGTAAAGTAGAAAGTAACATGGCTGCAGCAGTAGACAGTCTTACCATGTGTCTTCCTGTTTTAGCTGCATATGCAAAGTTGCAGAAACAATTGAAAGATAAACGTTATTATCCAGCTCTAAAGACACTGGAGCAGTTGGAACACCATGATTTACCAAAAGTAACAAATTATAGATTTTCTTCACAAATTACTCAGCAAATACCACA ACTACGTGAGAATATAAAGGATGCTTCCATGTCTGATTTAAGAGACTTTTtagaaaatattagaaaatactCACCTAAAATTGGCGATGTTGCTATGAGACAC ACGCAAGAACAATTAACTATCGAGGCCGAGATCATTGGTCGGAAGAAGAAGAGATCGCAGACTAGAACATCTGTGCCGAATGACGGTGAAGAAGAATTAAGTGCTCAGGACTTAATGGATTTTAGTCCGGTGTATCGTTGTATGCATATTTATACAGTACTACGCGAAGGAGAAACGTTTAAAGCGTATTACAGACAACAAAGAAAACAACAAGCTAGATTAGTTTTACAGTCTCCCATTAATATG CATGAGAGTATAACAGGCTATCAGACTTACCTACAAGGAATTGTGGGATTCTTTGTAGTGGAAGATCATATTTTGAATACAGGCAATGGTTTAGCAACGAGAGTTTACTTGGATGAACTGTGGTCCATGGCATTGTCCCAGATAGTCAATGCACTTCGTACTCATTCT GCTTACTGCACAGATGCAAGACTTATTCTGAGAATCAAAAAtctgataatgctgttcaatacAACTTTAAGA AATTATGGGTATTCTGTAGGACAACTCTGGGATTTGTTACAAGAAATTCGTGTACATTACAACGAGGTTTTGATGCAGCATTGGGTTCAAGTGTTCAGAGACATTTTAGATGAAGATAGTTTCTTACCAATTCAG GTCACAACACAAGAGGAATATGATAATATTCTGGATTTATTTCCCTATCACGACGAAGAATTAGAAAAAACGGAATTTCCGAAGAAGTTCCCATTCTCGGATATGGTACCAAAAGTTTACCAGCAAGTGAAGGAATTCATCTATGCCTGTCTCAAGTTTTCGGAGGACTTAAATTTCACACAGACCGAGATAGATGAAATGATCTGCAAATCAACCAACTTGTTATTAACGAGAACATTTAGTGGTTGTCTATCTTCTTTATTTCAGAAGCCATCGTTGGCTCTCTTACAAGTAGTTCAGATTATTATAAACACAGGGTACCTTGAGAAATCTACAAAGTATTTGGAAGAGTTTGTAACTAATATCACGGG AACACCGCATGAAGGACAGCTAAGCTGCATGGGTGTCGAATCAGCTATGTTTAGAGTAGCAAGAGACGATGCTGAGAAACAAATTTGcaacaaattaacgaataagCTAGACGAATTTTTGGAATTAGAAAATTATGACTGGAATCTAGCAGAACCTCAAGGACATGCATCCGGTTTTATCACTGATCTCATAGCATTCTTGCAAAGTACTTTCACCTGTTTCACCAATTTACCT GAAGAAGTTGCTCAAGTTGCTTGCAAAGCTGCTTGTTCTCACATAGCGAAGGCTATACTAGCCATTCTAGTTAGCGAGGACGTAAAACAAATATCTATGGGTGCTCTTCAACAAGTCAATTTAGATACAATACAGTGTGAAC AATTCGCCGCTTCGGAACCCGTGGTCGGCTTGCCTGAAGGAACCTTGCTTCAAAATTTCGCACAATTAAGACAATTACTAGATTTATTCATGAGTTTGGACTGGCCTACTTATTTCCACGACTACGGCCACGAATCGAGTAAATATCACCTGGTAACTCCGAACATGGCTGTACTGTTGTTAGAGAA ATTAAAAGAGTCTGATAAGAAAACAGTATTCGCTGTACTGAAAAAGAGCGAAAGAGATAAGAAAAAATTATTAGAAACCGTATTAAAACAGCTACGCCAATTAGCGCAGACCACTCAGCAGTAA
- the Sec15 gene encoding exocyst complex component Sec15 isoform X2, whose protein sequence is MQRYDILIQEIEGIDDYLGPTFRAIYDGHEHQKFMEKLDERIKAHDKDIERMCNHHYQGFIDSIRELLQVRSQAQQLNAEILELDKRITATSTKVIEKGEELVRARKVESNMAAAVDSLTMCLPVLAAYAKLQKQLKDKRYYPALKTLEQLEHHDLPKVTNYRFSSQITQQIPQLRENIKDASMSDLRDFLENIRKYSPKIGDVAMRHTQEQLTIEAEIIGRKKKRSQTRTSVPNDGEEELSAQDLMDFSPVYRCMHIYTVLREGETFKAYYRQQRKQQARLVLQSPINMHESITGYQTYLQGIVGFFVVEDHILNTGNGLATRVYLDELWSMALSQIVNALRTHSAYCTDARLILRIKNLIMLFNTTLRNYGYSVGQLWDLLQEIRVHYNEVLMQHWVQVFRDILDEDSFLPIQVTTQEEYDNILDLFPYHDEELEKTEFPKKFPFSDMVPKVYQQVKEFIYACLKFSEDLNFTQTEIDEMICKSTNLLLTRTFSGCLSSLFQKPSLALLQVVQIIINTGYLEKSTKYLEEFVTNITGTPHEGQLSCMGVESAMFRVARDDAEKQICNKLTNKLDEFLELENYDWNLAEPQGHASGFITDLIAFLQSTFTCFTNLPEEVAQVACKAACSHIAKAILAILVSEDVKQISMGALQQVNLDTIQCEQFAASEPVVGLPEGTLLQNFAQLRQLLDLFMSLDWPTYFHDYGHESSKYHLVTPNMAVLLLEKLKESDKKTVFAVLKKSERDKKKLLETVLKQLRQLAQTTQQ, encoded by the exons ATGCAACGATACGATATTCTTATTCAAGAAATCGAGGGCATAGACGATTATTTGGGCCCAACTTTTCG GGCTATTTACGATGGCCACGAACATCAAAAGTTTATGGAAAAGCTTGATGAGCGTATCAAGGCTCATGACAAGGATATCGAACGAATGTGCAACCATCACTATCAAGGTTTCATTGATTCGATAAGAGAACTTCTGCAAGTTCGTTCTCAAGCGCAACAACTCAAT GCTGAGATATTGGAGCTTGACAAGCGCATCACTGCTACCTCCACCAAAGTGATAGAAAAGGGAGAAGAGCTTGTTAGAGCCCGTAAAGTAGAAAGTAACATGGCTGCAGCAGTAGACAGTCTTACCATGTGTCTTCCTGTTTTAGCTGCATATGCAAAGTTGCAGAAACAATTGAAAGATAAACGTTATTATCCAGCTCTAAAGACACTGGAGCAGTTGGAACACCATGATTTACCAAAAGTAACAAATTATAGATTTTCTTCACAAATTACTCAGCAAATACCACA ACTACGTGAGAATATAAAGGATGCTTCCATGTCTGATTTAAGAGACTTTTtagaaaatattagaaaatactCACCTAAAATTGGCGATGTTGCTATGAGACAC ACGCAAGAACAATTAACTATCGAGGCCGAGATCATTGGTCGGAAGAAGAAGAGATCGCAGACTAGAACATCTGTGCCGAATGACGGTGAAGAAGAATTAAGTGCTCAGGACTTAATGGATTTTAGTCCGGTGTATCGTTGTATGCATATTTATACAGTACTACGCGAAGGAGAAACGTTTAAAGCGTATTACAGACAACAAAGAAAACAACAAGCTAGATTAGTTTTACAGTCTCCCATTAATATG CATGAGAGTATAACAGGCTATCAGACTTACCTACAAGGAATTGTGGGATTCTTTGTAGTGGAAGATCATATTTTGAATACAGGCAATGGTTTAGCAACGAGAGTTTACTTGGATGAACTGTGGTCCATGGCATTGTCCCAGATAGTCAATGCACTTCGTACTCATTCT GCTTACTGCACAGATGCAAGACTTATTCTGAGAATCAAAAAtctgataatgctgttcaatacAACTTTAAGA AATTATGGGTATTCTGTAGGACAACTCTGGGATTTGTTACAAGAAATTCGTGTACATTACAACGAGGTTTTGATGCAGCATTGGGTTCAAGTGTTCAGAGACATTTTAGATGAAGATAGTTTCTTACCAATTCAG GTCACAACACAAGAGGAATATGATAATATTCTGGATTTATTTCCCTATCACGACGAAGAATTAGAAAAAACGGAATTTCCGAAGAAGTTCCCATTCTCGGATATGGTACCAAAAGTTTACCAGCAAGTGAAGGAATTCATCTATGCCTGTCTCAAGTTTTCGGAGGACTTAAATTTCACACAGACCGAGATAGATGAAATGATCTGCAAATCAACCAACTTGTTATTAACGAGAACATTTAGTGGTTGTCTATCTTCTTTATTTCAGAAGCCATCGTTGGCTCTCTTACAAGTAGTTCAGATTATTATAAACACAGGGTACCTTGAGAAATCTACAAAGTATTTGGAAGAGTTTGTAACTAATATCACGGG AACACCGCATGAAGGACAGCTAAGCTGCATGGGTGTCGAATCAGCTATGTTTAGAGTAGCAAGAGACGATGCTGAGAAACAAATTTGcaacaaattaacgaataagCTAGACGAATTTTTGGAATTAGAAAATTATGACTGGAATCTAGCAGAACCTCAAGGACATGCATCCGGTTTTATCACTGATCTCATAGCATTCTTGCAAAGTACTTTCACCTGTTTCACCAATTTACCT GAAGAAGTTGCTCAAGTTGCTTGCAAAGCTGCTTGTTCTCACATAGCGAAGGCTATACTAGCCATTCTAGTTAGCGAGGACGTAAAACAAATATCTATGGGTGCTCTTCAACAAGTCAATTTAGATACAATACAGTGTGAAC AATTCGCCGCTTCGGAACCCGTGGTCGGCTTGCCTGAAGGAACCTTGCTTCAAAATTTCGCACAATTAAGACAATTACTAGATTTATTCATGAGTTTGGACTGGCCTACTTATTTCCACGACTACGGCCACGAATCGAGTAAATATCACCTGGTAACTCCGAACATGGCTGTACTGTTGTTAGAGAA ATTAAAAGAGTCTGATAAGAAAACAGTATTCGCTGTACTGAAAAAGAGCGAAAGAGATAAGAAAAAATTATTAGAAACCGTATTAAAACAGCTACGCCAATTAGCGCAGACCACTCAGCAGTAA